One genomic window of Medicago truncatula cultivar Jemalong A17 chromosome 1, MtrunA17r5.0-ANR, whole genome shotgun sequence includes the following:
- the LOC25484421 gene encoding WAT1-related protein At5g07050 isoform X1: MEKKIFSPLREFKPHLLMLLTQVGYTLIYFITEASFNHGMSPYVYVTYRHIVAGVVMFPFAYFLERSVRPKLTFALFGEIFVLSVLGISLSINLYFASLKYTSPTFLASMYNTIASLTFLIAVVLRFEIVDVRNPRGIAKVLGTLISLAGVMTMTLYKGPLMRNLWEPLIHIQPKSASINKSWIKGSLLTVTFCVTISISYIMQASTLKRYPAQLSLTTWMCFMGAIQSAVFTVIAERNNPSAWIIGFNIDLWSILYGGIVVAGFLTYILLWCTEKKGPVFVTVFNPLCTIFVAILAYFVFGEKLYLGSIIGAFIVIMGLYLLLWGKEGDKVVDFKTKDISQCNSDHP, encoded by the exons atggagaaaaaaatattttctcctCTGAGAGAGTTTAAGCCACACCTGCTCATGCTCCTAACCCAAGTTGGCTacactttaatatattttatcactGAAGCTTCCTTCAATCATGGAATGAGTCCTTATGTTTATGTTACGTACCGGCACATTGTCGCCGGGGTTGTAATGTTTCCTTTTGCGTACTTTCTGGAGAG AAGTGTAAGACCAAAGCTGACATTTGCTCTCTTTGGGGAAATTTTTGTTCTTTCAGTGTTAGG GATAAGTTTGTCTATCAATTTGTACTTTGCAAGCCTGAAGTATACTTCTCCAACCTTTCTTGCTTCCATGTACAACACCATTGCTTCCCTTACCTTCCTTATTGCAGTGGTGCTCAG GTTTGAGATTGTTGATGTTCGAAATCCACGTGGCATAGCAAAAGTACTTGGGACCTTGATCTCCTTAGCTGGTGTTATGACCATGACACTATACAAAGGTCCTTTAATGAGAAATTTGTGGGAACCTCTAATCCATATTCAACCAAAAAGTGCTTCTATCAATAAGAGTTGGATAAAGGGTTCACTTCTTACGGTTACATTTTGTGTCACAATTTCTATATCGTACATTATGCAG GCATCTACTTTAAAAAGATATCCTGCTCAATTATCACTCACTACATGGATGTGCTTTATGGGAGCAATACAATCAGCTGTTTTCACAGTAATAGCAGAACGTAATAACCCTTCAGCATGGATTATAGGATTCAACATTGACttgtggtccatattatatGGG GGAATTGTTGTTGCTGGATTTTTGACGTACATTCTACTATGGTGCACTGAGAAAAAAGGGCCAGTTTTTGTCACAGTGTTTAACCCTCTTTGTACTATATTTGTGGCAATTCTAGCATACTTCGTCTTTGGTGAAAAACTTTATTTGGGCAG CATTATAGGTGCATTTATCGTCATCATGGGTTTGTATTTGTTGCTGTGGGGGAAAGAAGGTGACAAAGTGGTCGATTTCAAGACCAAAGATATATCGCAGTGCAATAGTGACCATCCATAA
- the LOC25484421 gene encoding WAT1-related protein At2g37450 isoform X2: MEKKIFSPLREFKPHLLMLLTQVGYTLIYFITEASFNHGMSPYVYVTYRHIVAGVVMFPFAYFLERISLSINLYFASLKYTSPTFLASMYNTIASLTFLIAVVLRFEIVDVRNPRGIAKVLGTLISLAGVMTMTLYKGPLMRNLWEPLIHIQPKSASINKSWIKGSLLTVTFCVTISISYIMQASTLKRYPAQLSLTTWMCFMGAIQSAVFTVIAERNNPSAWIIGFNIDLWSILYGGIVVAGFLTYILLWCTEKKGPVFVTVFNPLCTIFVAILAYFVFGEKLYLGSIIGAFIVIMGLYLLLWGKEGDKVVDFKTKDISQCNSDHP; encoded by the exons atggagaaaaaaatattttctcctCTGAGAGAGTTTAAGCCACACCTGCTCATGCTCCTAACCCAAGTTGGCTacactttaatatattttatcactGAAGCTTCCTTCAATCATGGAATGAGTCCTTATGTTTATGTTACGTACCGGCACATTGTCGCCGGGGTTGTAATGTTTCCTTTTGCGTACTTTCTGGAGAG GATAAGTTTGTCTATCAATTTGTACTTTGCAAGCCTGAAGTATACTTCTCCAACCTTTCTTGCTTCCATGTACAACACCATTGCTTCCCTTACCTTCCTTATTGCAGTGGTGCTCAG GTTTGAGATTGTTGATGTTCGAAATCCACGTGGCATAGCAAAAGTACTTGGGACCTTGATCTCCTTAGCTGGTGTTATGACCATGACACTATACAAAGGTCCTTTAATGAGAAATTTGTGGGAACCTCTAATCCATATTCAACCAAAAAGTGCTTCTATCAATAAGAGTTGGATAAAGGGTTCACTTCTTACGGTTACATTTTGTGTCACAATTTCTATATCGTACATTATGCAG GCATCTACTTTAAAAAGATATCCTGCTCAATTATCACTCACTACATGGATGTGCTTTATGGGAGCAATACAATCAGCTGTTTTCACAGTAATAGCAGAACGTAATAACCCTTCAGCATGGATTATAGGATTCAACATTGACttgtggtccatattatatGGG GGAATTGTTGTTGCTGGATTTTTGACGTACATTCTACTATGGTGCACTGAGAAAAAAGGGCCAGTTTTTGTCACAGTGTTTAACCCTCTTTGTACTATATTTGTGGCAATTCTAGCATACTTCGTCTTTGGTGAAAAACTTTATTTGGGCAG CATTATAGGTGCATTTATCGTCATCATGGGTTTGTATTTGTTGCTGTGGGGGAAAGAAGGTGACAAAGTGGTCGATTTCAAGACCAAAGATATATCGCAGTGCAATAGTGACCATCCATAA
- the LOC25484421 gene encoding WAT1-related protein At5g07050 isoform X3 has translation MEKKIFSPLREFKPHLLMLLTQVGYTLIYFITEASFNHGMSPYVYVTYRHIVAGVVMFPFAYFLERFEIVDVRNPRGIAKVLGTLISLAGVMTMTLYKGPLMRNLWEPLIHIQPKSASINKSWIKGSLLTVTFCVTISISYIMQASTLKRYPAQLSLTTWMCFMGAIQSAVFTVIAERNNPSAWIIGFNIDLWSILYGGIVVAGFLTYILLWCTEKKGPVFVTVFNPLCTIFVAILAYFVFGEKLYLGSIIGAFIVIMGLYLLLWGKEGDKVVDFKTKDISQCNSDHP, from the exons atggagaaaaaaatattttctcctCTGAGAGAGTTTAAGCCACACCTGCTCATGCTCCTAACCCAAGTTGGCTacactttaatatattttatcactGAAGCTTCCTTCAATCATGGAATGAGTCCTTATGTTTATGTTACGTACCGGCACATTGTCGCCGGGGTTGTAATGTTTCCTTTTGCGTACTTTCTGGAGAG GTTTGAGATTGTTGATGTTCGAAATCCACGTGGCATAGCAAAAGTACTTGGGACCTTGATCTCCTTAGCTGGTGTTATGACCATGACACTATACAAAGGTCCTTTAATGAGAAATTTGTGGGAACCTCTAATCCATATTCAACCAAAAAGTGCTTCTATCAATAAGAGTTGGATAAAGGGTTCACTTCTTACGGTTACATTTTGTGTCACAATTTCTATATCGTACATTATGCAG GCATCTACTTTAAAAAGATATCCTGCTCAATTATCACTCACTACATGGATGTGCTTTATGGGAGCAATACAATCAGCTGTTTTCACAGTAATAGCAGAACGTAATAACCCTTCAGCATGGATTATAGGATTCAACATTGACttgtggtccatattatatGGG GGAATTGTTGTTGCTGGATTTTTGACGTACATTCTACTATGGTGCACTGAGAAAAAAGGGCCAGTTTTTGTCACAGTGTTTAACCCTCTTTGTACTATATTTGTGGCAATTCTAGCATACTTCGTCTTTGGTGAAAAACTTTATTTGGGCAG CATTATAGGTGCATTTATCGTCATCATGGGTTTGTATTTGTTGCTGTGGGGGAAAGAAGGTGACAAAGTGGTCGATTTCAAGACCAAAGATATATCGCAGTGCAATAGTGACCATCCATAA